TTATACGCAGTTATCAACAACGTTATCCACAAATTACCCCCTCCGTTAAATTAGACAAGCGCCACGCAAACGTTTTCGCTACAATGCCCCCGCAAAATATTTGCCTCTGTTAAGGGCGTTACCTGAGGCCGAATCCATTCTTCTTCTATATAGAGAAAGAAAATGGCTAAGCTTGAGGTAACGATCTTATCTATGCGAACCAAAGCCAAGGGATACTCCTCATGCAACAACCTCGTCCTGTACGCCGCGCTCTTCTCAGCGTGTCTGACAAAGCTGGCATCCTCGAATTTGCTCAGGCGCTCTCTCAGCGCGGTGTCGAACTGCTCTCTACGGGTGGCACGGCAAGCCTGCTGGCGAAAGCTGGCCTTCCTGTTACCGAAGTCTCTGACTACACCGGTTTCCCGGAAATGATGGATGGACGCGTCAAAACTCTGCACCCGAAAGTGCACGGCGGCATTTTAGGACGCCGTGGTCAGGACGATGCCATCATGCAGGAGCACAGCATCTCCCCTATCGACATGGTGGTCGTTAACCTTTATCCGTTTGCTGAAACGGTTGCCCGTGAAGGTTGCTCTCTGGAAGATGCCGTTGAGAATATTGATATCGGCGGACCGACCATGGTGCGCTCAGCGGCCAAGAACCACAAAGACGTCGCTATCGTAGTCAAGAGCAGTGATTACCAGGCGATCATCGCTGAGCTGGATGCCAACGAAAACTCGCTGACGCTGGAGACCCGTTTCGACCTGGCTATTAAAGCTTTCGAACACACGGCCGCTTACGACAGCATGATTGCCAACTACTTCGGCAGTCTGGTTCCAGCCTATCACGGCGAAACCACACAACCTTCCGGTCGCTTCCCTCGCACGTTGAACCTGAACTTCATTAAGAAGCAGGATATGCGCTACGGTGAAAACAGCCATCAGGATGCTGCCTTCTATATAGAAGAGAATGTCTCTGAAGCTTCTGTTGCCACTGCACAGCAGGTTCAGGGCAAGGCGCTCTCTTACAACAACATCGCCGATACGGATGCTGCGCTGGAGTGCGTGAAAGAGTTCACCGAGGCTGCCTGTGTGATCGTCAAGCATGCTAACCCTTGTGGCGTAGCCGTAGGCGGTTCAATTCTGGATGCTTACGAGCGTGCTTATAAAACGGATCCAACCTCGGCCTTTGGCGGCATCATCGCCTTCAACCGTGAACTGGACGAAGCCACCGCGCAGGCCATCATCAGCCGCCAGTTTGTGGAAGTGATTATCGCGCCTTCAGCCAGCGAAGCCGCGCTGAAGATTACCGCTGCAAAACAGAATGTTCGCGTGCTGACCTGTGGTCAGTGGCAGCAGCGTCAGAAAGGCCTGGATTTCAAACGCGTCAACGGTGGCCTGCTGGTGCAGGACCGCGATCTTGGCATGGTAGATGAAAGCCAGCTGCGTGTTGTCAGCAAGCGCCAGCCTACTGAACAGGAACTGCGTGATGCGCTGTTCTGTTGGAAAGTGGCTAAGTTCGTTAAATCCAATGCGATCGTTTATGCCCGCGAGAATATGACTATCGGCATAGGTGCAGGCCAGATGAGCCGCGTCTACTCCGCAAAAATTGCCGGGATTAAAGCCGGTGATGAAGGACTGGAAGTGAAAGGCTCCGCCATGGCTTCTGATGCCTTCTTCCCGTTCCGTGACGGTATTGATGCTGCTGCAGCAGTCGGAGTGAGCTGCGTCATTCAGCCTGGCGGCTCTATTCGTGATGAAGAAGTGATTGCCGCCGCCGATGAACACGGCATTGCGATGATCTTCACTGACATGCGCCATTTCCGCCATTAATTACGGAGCAGAAAGAACAATGAAAATTTTAGTGATTGGTAATGGTGGACGTGAACATGCGCTGGCCTGGAAAGCGTCATTGTCCCCTCTGGCAGAAACCGTCTTTGTTGCACCTGGTAATGCTGGCACTGCACTTGAGCCTGCCCTGCAAAACGTGGCGATCAACGCAACGGATATCCCGGCACTGCTGAATTTTGCGCAGAGCGAAAAAATTGATCTGACCATCGTGGGGCCGGAAGCGCCTCTGGTGATTGGCGTGGTTGATGCTTTTCGTGCCGCTGGCCTGAAGATTTTTGGCCCCACTCAGGCCGCAGCCCAGCTGGAAGGCTCCAAAGCCTTTACCAAGGATTTCCTGGCCCGCCATAACATTCCTTCTGCTGAATACCAGAATTTCACCGAAGTTGAACCTGCGCTGGCTTATACCCGCAGCAAGGGCGCCCCTATCGTCATCAAGGCCGACGGCCTCGCTGCCGGTAAAGGCGTGATTGTGGCAATGACCCTGCAGGAAGCCGAAGACGCGATCCAGGATATGCTGGCAGGTAACGCCTTTGGCGATGCCGGACACCGTATCGTGGTTGAAGAGTTCCTTGATGGTGAAGAAGCCAGCTTCATTGTGATGGTGGATGGTGAAAACGTTCTGCCTATGGCTACCAGCCAGGATCATAAGCGAGTGGGCGATGCCGATACTGGCCCTAACACTGGCGGCATGGGTGCTTACTCCCCCGCCCCGGTTGTCACCAGTGAAATCCACCAGCGTGTGATGGACGAGGTGATTTGGCCAACCGTGCGTGGCATGGCTGCGGAAGGCAACGTCTATACCGGCTTCCTTTATGCAGGTCTGATGATCGATAAAAGCGGACAGCCGAAGGTGATTGAATTCAACTGCCGCTTTGGCGATCCGGAAACCCAGCCGATCATGCTGCGTCTGCAGTCAGATCTGGTGGAGCTTTGCCTGGCCGCCGTTGAAGGCAAGCTGAACACCAAAGACTCCGTCTGGGATCCTCGCCCTTCTCTGGGTGTGGTACTGGCTGCCGGAGGCTATCCTGGCGATTACAGCACGGGCGATCAGATCCACGGTCTGCCGCTGGAAGCGACGCCGGATGGCAAAGTCTTCCATGCTGGTACCACAATGCAGGATGATCTGGTGGTCACTAACGGTGGCCGCGTACTGTGTGTTACGGCCCTGGGCGAAGATGTGGCTGCGGCTCAGAAACATGCTTATGAGCTGGCGAAATCGATCTCCTGGGAAGGGAGCTTCTGCCGCACGGACATTGGTTACCGCGCGATTGGCCGCAAGTAATCATTAAGGGGCATCGTCCTGATGCCCTGAACGCGTAAAGCTGAAGCAGTATATAAATGAAGGGAGCTTGCTCCCTTCATTTATAAATCAGCGGCTTTTGGCTCAGTCCGGCACTGATCGTCGGCAGATACCAGAATCAACTGCGTGCCTGTGGGCGCTTCCAGCCAGGCAATGCTCACTGGTTTACCGGACTCACGCTGATGCTGAGTGATGTAGTTGGTGAAGAACCGATCAAAGGTCGGCTTTTCCACCCCGCCCTGACAGAGTGTCACCGTACCGGAAGGTGACCAGTAGCCCTGTTTAAGCCACACACGCCCTTCCAGCAGATCGTCACTGATTTTCAGCATACGCCCCGCCTCGAACTGGTATAACGCCACAGCATCGGGTGAGAGCGCCTCACGTTGCCCTTCCAGCTGGCGCTGCATAAAACTCAGGCTGCCATCCTGATCAAAACGTAGCGTAACGATTTCCGGGTGTTCACCCTGGCTTTTCCGTTCAATGGAGATCAGCTTGTCCTGCTGCCATTGATAATCGGTCGTTTCAGCAGTGCCGCCGGTAAAGGGGGTATAGACCGTCACAAGATGGCTGGCGTGCTGATGGTTGTCTTTGCGCCATATCCTTACTGCTCCCCTGTCGGCCAGATAACCGCTGGCGGTAAAGTCAGGAATGTCAGGACGCGAGCTGCAACCTGCCAGCATCAGCAGCATTAAAATCAGAGTGGGGAAAGTAACCGGGCTTCGTATCATGGTGTGATTATCACACATAGCGAGAGGGATTGCCGCAGCCGGGGTAGCCAGGGCAGAAAATTCAGCAACAGCAGAGCCATAACAAAAGGGGCTTAACGCCCCCCTGTTTAAAACTCTTCACTGTCACACTATGACTTAACAGCGTCTTTCAGTGCTTTACCAGAAACAAACGCTGGTACATTAGCAGCAGCAATTTTGATTTCTTTA
This genomic window from Erwinia sp. E_sp_B01_1 contains:
- the purD gene encoding phosphoribosylamine--glycine ligase translates to MKILVIGNGGREHALAWKASLSPLAETVFVAPGNAGTALEPALQNVAINATDIPALLNFAQSEKIDLTIVGPEAPLVIGVVDAFRAAGLKIFGPTQAAAQLEGSKAFTKDFLARHNIPSAEYQNFTEVEPALAYTRSKGAPIVIKADGLAAGKGVIVAMTLQEAEDAIQDMLAGNAFGDAGHRIVVEEFLDGEEASFIVMVDGENVLPMATSQDHKRVGDADTGPNTGGMGAYSPAPVVTSEIHQRVMDEVIWPTVRGMAAEGNVYTGFLYAGLMIDKSGQPKVIEFNCRFGDPETQPIMLRLQSDLVELCLAAVEGKLNTKDSVWDPRPSLGVVLAAGGYPGDYSTGDQIHGLPLEATPDGKVFHAGTTMQDDLVVTNGGRVLCVTALGEDVAAAQKHAYELAKSISWEGSFCRTDIGYRAIGRK
- the purH gene encoding bifunctional phosphoribosylaminoimidazolecarboxamide formyltransferase/IMP cyclohydrolase; this encodes MQQPRPVRRALLSVSDKAGILEFAQALSQRGVELLSTGGTASLLAKAGLPVTEVSDYTGFPEMMDGRVKTLHPKVHGGILGRRGQDDAIMQEHSISPIDMVVVNLYPFAETVAREGCSLEDAVENIDIGGPTMVRSAAKNHKDVAIVVKSSDYQAIIAELDANENSLTLETRFDLAIKAFEHTAAYDSMIANYFGSLVPAYHGETTQPSGRFPRTLNLNFIKKQDMRYGENSHQDAAFYIEENVSEASVATAQQVQGKALSYNNIADTDAALECVKEFTEAACVIVKHANPCGVAVGGSILDAYERAYKTDPTSAFGGIIAFNRELDEATAQAIISRQFVEVIIAPSASEAALKITAAKQNVRVLTCGQWQQRQKGLDFKRVNGGLLVQDRDLGMVDESQLRVVSKRQPTEQELRDALFCWKVAKFVKSNAIVYARENMTIGIGAGQMSRVYSAKIAGIKAGDEGLEVKGSAMASDAFFPFRDGIDAAAAVGVSCVIQPGGSIRDEEVIAAADEHGIAMIFTDMRHFRH
- a CDS encoding DUF1481 domain-containing protein gives rise to the protein MIRSPVTFPTLILMLLMLAGCSSRPDIPDFTASGYLADRGAVRIWRKDNHQHASHLVTVYTPFTGGTAETTDYQWQQDKLISIERKSQGEHPEIVTLRFDQDGSLSFMQRQLEGQREALSPDAVALYQFEAGRMLKISDDLLEGRVWLKQGYWSPSGTVTLCQGGVEKPTFDRFFTNYITQHQRESGKPVSIAWLEAPTGTQLILVSADDQCRTEPKAADL